The genome window AAAAGTTCTTGtataaaatttaagatttgaagaatGCGTAGTAAGCTTTTATTGATTTTTTGGATAATTTTGTCTATAACagttaaataatatttaaatatcaaatattatatgtatataatagtCAATCactataaaaataaagataaaaaatcaAGATAAATGAGAATATTACAGTGAAATGCTATATTATTATATAGAGTGACAGTTATAGAGGTGTTGTTTATCTCTTGTTTGCAATCTACCGttttttttaggttttgaattttccaatcaaaaaaaaaaatcaaagggaTGTAAGTGAATGCGAGTATTATTATTACATTTATTTAGTTAAGAAACAGAGAGGTAACAACCAATAATCCAGAATTCTCTACTCCTAAATTATAATAAATGGGTGGAAAACCCAGTTACAAAAATGAATGACTAGCTATCTCTTCCAAATGCATAACAGCGGTAAAAGAAGCCAAAATTAAGACGAGCTAGATCTGCGCCATGCGTAGAAACAGAGAAGCAATGGCATTAACATGCTCATGGGTGACCATTTGGATGAATAAGCACTGCTTTTAGGCTTGAAAGCCGGAAAACCAGGAAGCCAAGGATCGCCATTAGTTGCAGCAGGAGGAGTAAAGTTAGACGTCGCCGGAGGAGTAGAATTGTGCGGAGTTGAGATTTTGATGTGAAATTTGAGTCCAGAAGCACAATGACCTGGAAACCCACACAAAAAGAAGTAATCGCCGGGTGTTTCCAGGGTAAGTGTGTCGCCGCCGGTGTTGTATATTACTATTGGATGGTTATCGGTGCATGCGTTGTAGTCGTTGCTGTCCACTTGCATCACATTATGTAACCGTGGGTTGTAATTGAAAACTGCATGCATGTTACACAATCCACGTGTAAGTAATGTTGCAGACATAAAACAATTGAACATATAAATGTGTTCCCTTACTAACAACTCTTTGCTTTACTGTAGTAGCAACGCAATAAAAAAAACTTATGATTTCTTTATTTgtcataattaaaaatatataataagcCAGTTAAACTGATTAATTAGCCTCTACTTTTCACACTATTGTTTAAAGTCCTTAGTGATGACTTTTAATGTATACTTTTGCTCTATTCCACTTCCAACTGCTGCCCTATTTGtttaaatttcatttttcctataTAATTAAGTTTCCTTTGCTTTAAACTAATCGTCTTGCAATTAATTTGAGAGCTAAAACTTGCTATTTTCAAATAACACAATACAACTATTGGGCAAATTTTAATGTCTCGGAAATTGAGGGTGCCGGCCAAAAGAATGAGTACATATATAACCACAGTAATAGCTAAGATTAAAGTAAATTAAGTATTAagttattaaaaagaaaaataggaaaacgAAGATCTTACCAAGAGAATCACCAAGTTTAAATTTTTTGGAAGAAACCCATTGATTGTAATCAACGTTGAAATCCCATCCTGCAAAATCACCAACTTCATACACCTCAGCCATAGTTGATCCTGCGATAGTCATTATAACCACTAACAAAAACATCATTGCCTTTCTGAATAAAGCCATAATTGGTAGTAaatttttgtttatatttcagTGCTATATATTGGAGTACTAACAAAGAATTAAACTCTGAATCTGAATTAATGAGGCTATGAGTATCGGATTTGAGGCTTTTAAAGGCGTAGTTAATGGTCTCCG of Nicotiana tomentosiformis chromosome 7, ASM39032v3, whole genome shotgun sequence contains these proteins:
- the LOC104108465 gene encoding mavicyanin-like → MALFRKAMMFLLVVIMTIAGSTMAEVYEVGDFAGWDFNVDYNQWVSSKKFKLGDSLVFNYNPRLHNVMQVDSNDYNACTDNHPIVIYNTGGDTLTLETPGDYFFLCGFPGHCASGLKFHIKISTPHNSTPPATSNFTPPAATNGDPWLPGFPAFKPKSSAYSSKWSPMSMLMPLLLCFYAWRRSSSS